The nucleotide sequence GGCGGGTCGGCCGCGTGAAATGGCTTGGGCGATGCGTCGGCAATGATGCATTGAACCGGGCACCCCGACGCGGGCCTTACCGGTGAATCGTCAAGTGATGGCGTCGACCGCATCGCGGTTGATCCGGAAACCGATTGGACGTGGCGACGGCGCCGACGGTCGGGGACCGACGCGATGGCTGATCGGATGTGACCGCCGGCCGAAAAATCGCGTGTCCATGACCGGCCTGTCGCCGGTGCGGATGAATGGACACTGACAACGAATCTTGACCGAAACTTGAAGAAGCCTCTCTGAGGCGAACGAGCATGCAACGGTTTCTGTTTCCCCGCTGGGTCAACCCTTTTCTAGCGGTGCTCGGTTTGGCCGCAATCGGCGGCGCGGGCTATGCCGCGGTGATGGGCGGTTTGATTACCGACCCTGAAACGCTGAACGTCGGATACAAGCCGGAACAGCCGGTGCCGTTCAGCCACGCGCTGCACGCCGGCCAGTTGAAGATGGATTGTCGCTATTGCCACAACACCGTCTTTGATGCGGCCCACGCGGCGGTGCCTCCGACGGCGACGTGCATCAATTGCCACAGCCCGGCCAACGCCGATGGCCAGACCGCACTGGCGGCCGTCCGGACCGACAGCCCCAAGTTGTTGCCGATCCACGAAAGCTGGTTGACGGGCAAAAGCGTCGCTTGGAAACGCGTGCACAACCTGCCGGAATACGTTTACTTCAACCACGCCGCCCACGTGAATTCCGGGGTCAGTTGCAAGACGTGTCACGGTCGGATCGACCAGATGGAAGTCGTCTATCAGCACGAGCAATTGTCGATGGCGTGGTGCATCGATTGTCACCGCAATTTCAAGAAGGAACTGCGGCCACAGGAATTCGTCACCAAGTTGGATTGGCAACCGCCGGCCGACTGGGACGACGAAGCCATCGAGGCTCACGTTCAAGAGTTCAATATCAATCCACAAGTCCACTGTGCGGTGTGTCACCGCTGATCGGCCGCCCGGTGGCCTTCGCTGATTCGGTGGTCGGGGCGAATGACGCCACCGCCGAATCGCATCCAGGCAGCACGGCAATTTGCAAAGGATCGCCCCGCGGCGGTCAAAGCGTCAACAAGCCAACTCCTTTCTGAATCGCAGACCAGTTCGACATGGCTCGTCCTTCTGAAACATCATCGTCCGCCGCCGCCAACGGCCGACCGGCATCGTCATCCAAGAACCGTTCGCGGTTTTGGCGAAGTCTGTCCGATTGGCAGCAAAGCGAAGACTTTGACCAGTACCTGCATCGCGAATTTCCGGTCGCCGCATCGGAGTTTCCCGAAGGCGTGTCGCGCCGTCGGTGGATGCAAATCATGGGCGCTTCGCTGGCGATGGCCGGCGTGGCCGGATGCCGATATCCGGAAGAGTTGATCGCGCCGTTCGTGCTGCGTCCCGAGGGCCGTGTCCCCGGGGAACGATACCTGCGAGCGACCAACGTCGAATTGGCCGGCCGCGTTTACCACTTGCTGATCAGTTGTGTCGACGGTCGGCCGTTGAAGGTCGAACCGAATACCGATCACCCCGCCGGTGGCGGCACCGATGTCTATTCGCAAGCGTCGATCCTGTCGCTGTTCGATCCCGACCGTGCCCGTGTCGACGATGGTCCTTTGGCCAAAGCGTCTGAGAACGGACGACGCGTGGCCGCCGACTGGGATGAATTCACACGTTACGGCCAAGCCCTGATTCGCACGGCGGAATCCAGCAAAGGCCGCTCGTTTGCTTTGTTGATGCAACCCACGCGATCGCCGTCGACCGTGCGGATGATCAAGCAGTTGCAGTCGAAGTTGCCCGAGATGACGATCGCTCGTTACGACTCGGTCACCAACGAAGTCATGCGGAAAGCGACGACCCAGGCGTTCGGCAAACCCGCACAGCAAGTTCTGAATCTGGCCGACGCCAAGAACATCGTCACGTTGGAAGCCGACGTGCTGGGCCGTGACGCCGGGTTCGTCAACAATGCCGCCGGCTTTGCCCAGTCGCGTGACCCGAATTCCGAATCGATGAGCCGGTTGTACGTCGTCGAAGGCGGGTACACCCAAACCGGCGCAACGGCCGACGCGCGGTTGTCGCTGCGTCCCAGCCAAATGGCGGCCTTCTTGGCCGAACTGGAACGTCGTGTTGATGCGGCGTCGGGTGAATCGGCCGATGAGGAAATGAAGCCTGACACGCCCTACGATCAACTGGATCACGCCGGCCGACTGGAACGCTTCATTGCCAGTGTGGCGAGCGACATCGCCGCTTCGCCCGCGGACAGCGTGGTCGTCGTCGGCGAACACTTGGGGCCCGAGGCGATTGCCGCCGGCATTCGGCTGAACCAAAAGCTCGGTTCGCTGGGCAAGTTGCAAACGTTCACCTCCCCCGCCGACGCTGAAATCGAAGGCTCCGTTTCGATTGCCGAATTGGCCGACAAAATCGGTGCCGGCGAAATCGATTCGCTGGTCATCGTTGACGGCAACCCGGTGTTCACCGCACCGGCCGACGTGGACCTGGCGGCCGCCATCGCCGCGGTCGACAACTCGGTTTATTTGGGCGAATACGACGACGAAACCGGTGCCGTTTGCAAATGGTCGGTTCCGGTCAGCCATCCGCTGGAAAGCTGGAACGATACCGTCGACGATCACGGTTATTACGGCGTCACCCAGCCACAGATCTTGCCGTTGCTTTCGGGCAAAACGGTACCCGAAACGCTGGCCTTGATGATGGGCTTGCCCGCAACGTCAGGCGAACAGATCGTCCGGGCCACGGCCGAACAAGTCTCCGGTGCGTCGGTCAGTAACCGCCAATGGCGAAAGCTGCTGCACGACGGTTATGCCAAGGACTTGAAGCAAGGCGACGAGGAATTCACGCCCAGCGGTGACGCCCCCACGGCGGACGCCGACTCGCTGGTCGTCGTTGAACAAGCCGACAAGGATGACATCGAAGTCATCTTCCATGCCGCCGATGGCATTTTTGACGGTCGGTTTGCCAACAACGGTTGGCTGCAAGAATTGCCACAGTCGATCACCAAGGTGACCTGGGACAACGCGGCGGTGATGAGCCCGTCGACCGCGTCAGTGATCGATATTCATCACGGTCAAATGGTGACCATCCGTAACAGCGACGGCGTGAAAGTGACGTTGCCGGTTTACGAGTTGCCCGGATGTGCTCCCGGCGTGATCAGCGTGCCGATCGGCTACGGCCGCGAGCGTGCCGGAGTGGTCGGCGGACTTGCCAGCGAAGAAATCGAAGCGGTCGGTGTGGATGTCCAGCCGATTCGGTTCAGCGACGCGATGTTGCTGGCCACGTCGATGGAAGCACGCCGTGTCGAAACCGCCTACGACTTGGCAACGACCCAGGATCACTGGGCGATCGACGAACTGGGACGCGAAGAAACCGAAGCCCGCAGTTTCAGCTTGGTCCGCGAAGGCACCACGGCACTGTTGAAGAAGCTGCCCGAGTTCGTGGAGGCCAAGTCGCCGCACGTGCCCGCGGTCGGACCCGACGGTTCGCTGTGGGAAGAACCGATCAACACGATCGAAAAGGAAGAGCCGAGCTTGCCACAGTGGGGCATGTCGATCGACCTGACCAAGTGCATCGGCTGTAACGCCTGTGTGGTGGCCTGTCAGAGCGAAAACAACGTGCCGATTGTCGGGCGTGAACAGGTCAAGAACAGCCGCGAAATGCACTGGCTGCGGATCGACCGGTATTTCCAAGGCGATTCCGAGTTCGCCGATGTGGTTCAAGAACCCGTCGCCTGCATGCACTGTGAAACGGCACCCTGTGAACAGGTTTGCCCGGTCGCCGCGACGGTGCACACCGACGAAGGCCTGAACGCGATGGCATACAACCGCTGCATCGGAACGCGGTACTGTGCCAACAACTGTCCGTTCAAAGTTCGGCGGTTCAACTACTTCAATTACAACAGCGACGTCGGCGTCGGCTACGGCATCGATGCTTACGAAAGCAACATCGAAAACGCCAGTCGCAAGCTTCAAGCTCTGGTCTTGAACCCCGACGTCACGGTTCGTGGCCGTGGGGTGATGGAAAAGTGCACGTACTGTGTCCAGCGGATCGAAGCCGCCAAGATCAACGCCCGCAAAGACGGCGGACGACCGATCGAAGACGGCGAAGTCGTCACCGCTTGTCAGTCGGCTTGTCCCACCAGTGCGATCGAGTTCGGTAACGTCGGTGATTCGGAATCCAAGGTCAGCAAGGCACGTGAAGACATTCGCAGCTATGGCATGCTGCCGCAGTTGAACGTCAAGCCGCGGACGACCTACATGGCCCGCATCCGCAACACGCCGGCGTCGTTGATGACGACGGCACAGTTGCACGATTTGGAACACCTGGAAGCGCCGCATCACGGTGACCACCACCATGGTGATGGCGACCACGACGGTCATGGTGACCAGGGGCACGGCGATCAGGCGCACGGCGATCACGACCATGCCGAATCGGGGCACGATCACGACGCACATGACGCCGGATCGGCCAAGCCCGCCGAGACGACTTAAACAATCGACGGTTTTTACGGACTGACTTTCAAGGCTGGCCCAGCCGATTTTATCTGGCAACCTTTCACCGCTAACTGCATAACCGCTGATCATGGCACTTGCCGTACCCACAGGACTGGACAACACCAAAGAACGGCCGGGCGAACGCGCCCCGTTGGTGTTGGGTGATACGACGTATCACGACATCACTGAAATGGTTTCCAGCATTGCAGAAAAGCCACCCGGTCGGGCTTGGGTGCTGGGATTCATTGTGGCATTCGCCCTGCTGAACATGCTGGGCCTTTGTATCCTGTATTTGATCTACACCGGGGTCGGCGTCTGGGGAAACCGGGCACCGATCTTCTGGGGCTGGCCGATTGTGAACTTCGTGTTCTGGGTCGGGATCGGTCACGCGGGAACATTGATCAGTGCGATTCTGTATCTGTTCCGGCAAGAATGGCGAACCAGCATCAACCGTGCGGCCGAAGCGATGACGATCTTCGCGGTCGTCTGTGCGGGAACCTTCCCCGGGATCCACGTCGGTCGCGCTTGGTTGGCTTACTGGTTGGCACCGTATCCCAGTTTGAACCTTTGGATGTGGCCGCAGTTCCGCAGCCCGCTGTTGTGGGACGTTTTCGCGGTCAGCACCTACGCGACGGTCTCACTGTTGTTCTGGTACATGGGGATGGTGCCCGACTTGGCAACATTCCGCGACCGCAGCAAAAACAAATGGCGTCGAATGGCTTACGGCATCCTGTGCTTGGGATGGAGCGGTTCGTCGCGTCACTGGATGCG is from Crateriforma conspicua and encodes:
- a CDS encoding TAT-variant-translocated molybdopterin oxidoreductase, with the translated sequence MARPSETSSSAAANGRPASSSKNRSRFWRSLSDWQQSEDFDQYLHREFPVAASEFPEGVSRRRWMQIMGASLAMAGVAGCRYPEELIAPFVLRPEGRVPGERYLRATNVELAGRVYHLLISCVDGRPLKVEPNTDHPAGGGTDVYSQASILSLFDPDRARVDDGPLAKASENGRRVAADWDEFTRYGQALIRTAESSKGRSFALLMQPTRSPSTVRMIKQLQSKLPEMTIARYDSVTNEVMRKATTQAFGKPAQQVLNLADAKNIVTLEADVLGRDAGFVNNAAGFAQSRDPNSESMSRLYVVEGGYTQTGATADARLSLRPSQMAAFLAELERRVDAASGESADEEMKPDTPYDQLDHAGRLERFIASVASDIAASPADSVVVVGEHLGPEAIAAGIRLNQKLGSLGKLQTFTSPADAEIEGSVSIAELADKIGAGEIDSLVIVDGNPVFTAPADVDLAAAIAAVDNSVYLGEYDDETGAVCKWSVPVSHPLESWNDTVDDHGYYGVTQPQILPLLSGKTVPETLALMMGLPATSGEQIVRATAEQVSGASVSNRQWRKLLHDGYAKDLKQGDEEFTPSGDAPTADADSLVVVEQADKDDIEVIFHAADGIFDGRFANNGWLQELPQSITKVTWDNAAVMSPSTASVIDIHHGQMVTIRNSDGVKVTLPVYELPGCAPGVISVPIGYGRERAGVVGGLASEEIEAVGVDVQPIRFSDAMLLATSMEARRVETAYDLATTQDHWAIDELGREETEARSFSLVREGTTALLKKLPEFVEAKSPHVPAVGPDGSLWEEPINTIEKEEPSLPQWGMSIDLTKCIGCNACVVACQSENNVPIVGREQVKNSREMHWLRIDRYFQGDSEFADVVQEPVACMHCETAPCEQVCPVAATVHTDEGLNAMAYNRCIGTRYCANNCPFKVRRFNYFNYNSDVGVGYGIDAYESNIENASRKLQALVLNPDVTVRGRGVMEKCTYCVQRIEAAKINARKDGGRPIEDGEVVTACQSACPTSAIEFGNVGDSESKVSKAREDIRSYGMLPQLNVKPRTTYMARIRNTPASLMTTAQLHDLEHLEAPHHGDHHHGDGDHDGHGDQGHGDQAHGDHDHAESGHDHDAHDAGSAKPAETT
- a CDS encoding cytochrome c3 family protein yields the protein MQRFLFPRWVNPFLAVLGLAAIGGAGYAAVMGGLITDPETLNVGYKPEQPVPFSHALHAGQLKMDCRYCHNTVFDAAHAAVPPTATCINCHSPANADGQTALAAVRTDSPKLLPIHESWLTGKSVAWKRVHNLPEYVYFNHAAHVNSGVSCKTCHGRIDQMEVVYQHEQLSMAWCIDCHRNFKKELRPQEFVTKLDWQPPADWDDEAIEAHVQEFNINPQVHCAVCHR